GTATCCAACATATTAGTATCCAACATCCCGATTGGATTATCGAGAGACAGGGAACTACATCCAGTCAGTAGCAATAATGTAAATAACGCAATAACCCTCATGAATCTCTCATCCATTTGTTGAAACGACTCTTTTATTATCGGCAGCCACACAAAAACTTTATGCAAAATTGGTAACAAATCCTGATTTCCTGGTTTGCCTCATCCGGTGAACCCGCTAGAATCAGCCTATCTTTATCAAGGCTTGGTTTTGTATAGCAAATATCCGATGAGCATTCTGATTACGCAGCAAAACCAGATTTGGTCGTATAACCTGACGTAAACTGAGTATTGAGACTATGTATAAAATTATTTTGCCTGTGGTTGTGTTTGTACTGGCGGGTCTGTTCATCTATCGCAGTTGGAATAACCACAAAGCGGCGGAACAGAATATCGAGCAGGGTCAGGAATTTATGACAGAAAACGCCAACAAACCAGGCGTCATTACCACCCACAGTGGCTTACAATACGAAGTATTAAAACCAGGTATCGGCACTGAGCACCCGAAAGCGAACAGCCGGGTGAAAGTTCACTATGAAGGACGTCTGCTGGACGGCACTGTGTTTGACAGCTCTTATCAGCGCAACGAGCCAATCGTGTTTGGGCTGAATCAGGTCATCAAAGGCTGGCAGGAAGGTGTGCAGCTGATGACTGAAGGTGAGAAAGTGCGCCTGTATGTACCGGCCAACCTGGGGTACGGTAAAAATGGCGCAGGCCCGATTCCACCGTCGGCAACCTTAATTTTTGAAGTCGAACTGCTGGCAATTCAGTAATCGCTGCTCAATCCCTTTGATGTGGGAAAGCAAAATCATAAGGGCGGCCGAATGGCCGCTCTTTCTGTTTATCGTACGTTCCAGTAACAACACAAATCGCGGCGATAAATAACCATGCACGCATTACTGCGGTAACGGATGAAATTGCAGGCCCTGCTCTGTCACCATAATACAGTCCATACCACCGGCATGTGCTGCCTGCTTACCTAAATGGGTATCTTCAAACACCACGCATTCACTAGGTTGCAGGCCAATCAGT
This Vibrio ostreae DNA region includes the following protein-coding sequences:
- a CDS encoding FKBP-type peptidyl-prolyl cis-trans isomerase translates to MYKIILPVVVFVLAGLFIYRSWNNHKAAEQNIEQGQEFMTENANKPGVITTHSGLQYEVLKPGIGTEHPKANSRVKVHYEGRLLDGTVFDSSYQRNEPIVFGLNQVIKGWQEGVQLMTEGEKVRLYVPANLGYGKNGAGPIPPSATLIFEVELLAIQ